From a single Micromonospora pallida genomic region:
- the murD gene encoding UDP-N-acetylmuramoyl-L-alanine--D-glutamate ligase — protein sequence MRLSDLRGRSVAVWGTGREGRAAVTAVAAHGPAELVAVDDSANFLSLDWSGALAEVAPLVVGEEGFARLAAADVVVRSPGVPQTHPWLVELRRRGVTVTGGSALWMADHAARTVGVTGSKGKSTTSSLISHLLTAVGQPNVFGGNIGVPLLDLPDAELYVLELSSYQCSDLTDSPRVAVVTALFPEHLDAHGGEQEYYRDKLNLLAHGPETVVVNGTDERLAAELGDRPAVLVGRPDSFHVAPGPDGTPWFHAADRPLFPRTTLPLVGAHNAGNLCVALAVLDALGVDVPARSDEVATAVAAFQGLAHRLREIANSSGLTFVDDSLATNPHAAMHAIDAYEGRPLTVIVGGNDRGLDYTPLREHLTEREITVIGIPDSGPRIVETLAGLPRVRTELADDLVAAVRLARKLTPAEGVVLLSPAAPSYGRFRNFEHRSEVFAQAVRETA from the coding sequence GTGCGCCTGTCTGACCTGCGCGGACGTTCCGTGGCCGTCTGGGGCACCGGCCGGGAGGGCCGGGCGGCGGTGACCGCCGTCGCCGCGCACGGCCCGGCGGAGCTGGTCGCTGTCGACGACAGCGCGAACTTCCTGTCGCTGGACTGGTCCGGGGCATTGGCCGAGGTCGCGCCGCTGGTCGTGGGGGAGGAGGGCTTCGCCCGGCTGGCCGCCGCCGACGTGGTGGTCCGCTCGCCGGGGGTGCCGCAGACCCACCCGTGGCTGGTCGAGCTGCGCCGTCGGGGCGTCACCGTCACGGGCGGCAGCGCGCTCTGGATGGCCGACCACGCCGCGCGCACCGTCGGGGTCACCGGCAGCAAGGGCAAGAGCACCACGTCCAGCCTGATCAGCCACCTGCTCACCGCCGTCGGCCAGCCGAACGTGTTCGGCGGCAACATCGGGGTGCCGCTGCTCGACCTGCCCGACGCCGAGCTGTACGTGCTGGAGCTGTCCAGCTACCAGTGCAGCGACCTGACCGACTCGCCCCGGGTCGCGGTGGTCACCGCGCTCTTCCCCGAGCACCTCGACGCGCACGGCGGCGAGCAGGAGTACTACCGGGACAAGCTGAACCTGCTCGCGCACGGGCCGGAGACGGTAGTGGTCAACGGCACCGACGAGCGGCTCGCCGCCGAGCTGGGCGACCGTCCGGCGGTCCTTGTCGGCCGCCCGGACAGCTTCCACGTCGCTCCCGGCCCGGACGGCACCCCGTGGTTCCACGCCGCCGACCGGCCGCTTTTCCCGCGTACGACGCTGCCGCTGGTCGGCGCGCACAACGCGGGCAACCTCTGCGTGGCCCTGGCGGTGCTGGACGCGCTCGGCGTGGACGTGCCGGCCCGCTCGGACGAGGTCGCGACGGCGGTCGCCGCGTTCCAGGGGCTCGCCCACCGGCTCAGGGAGATCGCCAACTCCTCCGGCCTGACCTTCGTGGACGACTCCCTCGCCACCAACCCGCACGCGGCGATGCACGCCATCGACGCGTACGAGGGCCGCCCGTTGACGGTGATCGTCGGCGGCAACGACCGAGGGCTGGACTACACCCCGTTGCGGGAGCACCTGACCGAACGGGAGATCACCGTGATCGGCATCCCGGACAGTGGCCCCCGGATCGTCGAGACCCTCGCCGGGTTGCCCCGGGTGCGTACCGAACTTGCCGACGACCTGGTCGCCGCGGTGCGGCTGGCCCGCAAGCTCACCCCGGCCGAGGGGGTGGTGCTGCTCTCACCGGCCGCGCCCAGCTACGGCCGGTTCCGTAACTTCGAGCACCGCTCCGAGGTCTTCGCCCAGGCGGTACGGGAAACCGCCTGA
- a CDS encoding AzlC family ABC transporter permease, whose product MADGRRGCGVGVAVVDTDWPKARRAVLTDALGVGVAVGALGLSFGALAVVAGFSVLQTCALSLLMFSGASQFAVIGVLAAGGGAVTAATTAALLGVRNALYGLNLSTLLRVRGLRRLFGAQLVIDESAAMALVREEPRQARLAFWATGVSVFGFWNVATLAGALGAQVLPDPEVLGLDVAAPAAFLALLAPRLRNRRLWLVALAAAATALATVPVLPSGLPILAAGLVAVVAALFAGRRAADAAPVDGVAPVDGAGRAERAGRGGDR is encoded by the coding sequence GTGGCGGACGGAAGGCGGGGATGCGGCGTGGGCGTCGCGGTGGTCGACACGGACTGGCCGAAGGCCCGGCGCGCGGTACTGACCGACGCGCTCGGGGTCGGCGTGGCGGTCGGTGCGTTGGGGTTGTCGTTCGGGGCCCTCGCCGTAGTGGCCGGGTTCTCCGTACTCCAGACCTGCGCGCTGTCGCTGCTGATGTTCTCCGGAGCGTCACAGTTCGCGGTGATTGGGGTGCTGGCGGCCGGCGGCGGGGCGGTGACCGCCGCGACGACCGCCGCCCTGCTCGGCGTCCGTAACGCGCTCTACGGGCTGAACCTCTCGACGCTGCTGCGGGTACGCGGCCTGCGTCGGCTGTTCGGCGCGCAGCTCGTCATCGACGAGAGCGCGGCCATGGCGCTGGTCCGCGAGGAGCCCCGGCAGGCGCGGCTGGCGTTCTGGGCCACCGGTGTCTCGGTCTTCGGCTTCTGGAACGTGGCCACCCTGGCCGGGGCGCTCGGCGCGCAGGTGCTGCCCGACCCGGAGGTGCTCGGGCTCGACGTGGCCGCGCCGGCCGCCTTCCTCGCCCTGCTTGCCCCCCGACTGCGTAATCGGCGACTCTGGCTGGTGGCGCTGGCTGCGGCGGCGACCGCGCTGGCCACCGTGCCGGTTCTGCCCAGCGGACTGCCTATCCTTGCCGCCGGCCTGGTCGCGGTGGTCGCGGCGCTGTTCGCCGGTCGTCGCGCCGCCGACGCGGCTCCGGTCGATGGTGTGGCCCCGGTCGACGGTGCGGGCCGGGCCGAGCGCGCAGGCCGGGGCGGTGACCGGTGA
- a CDS encoding AzlD domain-containing protein: MWTAILLGALGVYLLKLVGMAVPRSVLERPQVEEVSALLPVALLAALVAVQTFGSGSGLVLDARAAGVAVAATAVLLRAPFLVVVALGAGTAALLRLLT; this comes from the coding sequence ATGTGGACCGCGATCCTGCTCGGCGCGCTCGGGGTCTACCTGCTCAAGCTCGTCGGGATGGCCGTGCCCCGGTCGGTGCTGGAACGGCCGCAGGTCGAGGAGGTGTCCGCGCTGTTGCCGGTGGCGCTGCTCGCCGCGCTGGTCGCGGTGCAGACCTTCGGCAGTGGATCCGGCCTGGTGCTGGACGCCCGTGCGGCTGGCGTGGCGGTGGCCGCAACGGCGGTGCTGCTGCGCGCGCCGTTCCTGGTGGTGGTCGCGCTCGGCGCGGGCACCGCCGCCCTGCTGCGCCTGCTCACCTGA
- a CDS encoding GNAT family N-acetyltransferase, with amino-acid sequence MIDYGLRDTTGRHVTLRPVDDRTWRAVADVAPRDDQRRFVAALAARYLLLSSREEVWTSLGVHADETVVGHVMWGVDDDGSYWIGGMVVDAGEQGRGVGRAVVRTLAAWLAAQPACRAIRLSYHPENSAARHLYESIRFVPTGVVDGDEIVAELTPAAAALG; translated from the coding sequence ATGATCGATTACGGACTCCGCGACACGACCGGACGGCACGTCACCCTCCGCCCGGTGGACGACCGCACCTGGCGGGCCGTCGCGGATGTCGCGCCCCGGGACGACCAGCGCCGGTTCGTGGCCGCCCTGGCTGCCCGCTATCTCCTCCTGTCCAGCCGGGAGGAGGTCTGGACGTCGCTGGGCGTGCACGCCGACGAGACGGTCGTCGGGCATGTCATGTGGGGCGTGGACGACGACGGTTCGTACTGGATCGGGGGCATGGTCGTCGACGCGGGCGAGCAGGGCCGGGGAGTCGGACGGGCCGTCGTACGGACCCTGGCCGCCTGGTTGGCCGCCCAGCCGGCGTGCCGGGCGATCCGGCTGTCGTACCACCCGGAGAACAGCGCGGCCCGACACCTCTACGAGTCGATACGGTTCGTCCCGACCGGCGTGGTTGACGGCGACGAGATCGTCGCCGAACTGACCCCGGCGGCCGCCGCGCTCGGCTGA